Proteins encoded within one genomic window of Rossellomorea vietnamensis:
- a CDS encoding ethanolamine ammonia-lyase subunit EutB: MKLKTTYEGAVYSFSSLKELFAKANEEKSGDRLAGIAAETVQERIAAKEVLSHLTLTEIREHPLLSPEEDEVSRMIENQVNKPVYESIKNWSVAELREYILDDATSGSDLKRISRGLNSEMIAAAAKIMSNLDLVHAANKMEILTTCNSTIGYKGTLASRLQPNHPTDNVDGMIASLKEGLSYGMGDAVIGINPVDDSVESVKRLLHATKSFMDDWNIPTQNCVLAHVTAQMKAIEQGAPADMIFQSIAGTEAANRSFGISASLLEEANDTARTLGTGTGPQRLYFETGQGSELSAEAHYDIDQMTLESRNYGFAACYDPFIVNTVVGFIGPEYLYNNKQVIRAGLEDHFMGKLHGIPMGVDVCYTNHIKADQNDIEDLGVLLTASGVNFVIATPMGDDCMLNYQSLSYHDVAAIRQTMRKRPSPVFEEWLEKMGIFENGKLGKIAGDPTIFSR, from the coding sequence GTGAAGCTTAAAACAACGTATGAAGGAGCAGTATACTCATTTTCGTCTTTAAAAGAATTATTCGCTAAGGCGAACGAAGAAAAATCAGGTGACCGCCTGGCAGGCATCGCAGCTGAGACGGTTCAGGAACGGATCGCAGCAAAGGAAGTATTGAGTCATTTGACTCTTACAGAGATCAGGGAACATCCCCTCCTTTCGCCGGAAGAAGATGAAGTGTCCAGAATGATAGAGAATCAGGTGAATAAGCCTGTCTATGAATCCATTAAGAATTGGTCCGTGGCAGAGTTGAGGGAGTACATCCTGGATGACGCCACTTCGGGTAGTGATTTAAAGAGAATCAGTAGAGGATTGAACAGTGAGATGATTGCGGCGGCGGCAAAGATCATGTCCAATCTCGATCTCGTCCATGCAGCGAATAAGATGGAAATCTTAACTACATGTAACAGTACGATCGGTTATAAGGGGACACTCGCTTCACGGCTGCAGCCAAACCATCCGACGGATAATGTGGACGGGATGATCGCCTCCCTTAAAGAAGGACTTTCCTACGGTATGGGGGATGCTGTCATTGGAATTAACCCTGTGGATGATTCAGTTGAAAGCGTCAAACGTCTGCTTCATGCTACCAAGAGCTTCATGGACGATTGGAACATTCCCACTCAAAACTGTGTCCTTGCTCATGTGACGGCCCAAATGAAGGCGATTGAACAAGGCGCGCCGGCAGATATGATCTTCCAAAGCATCGCAGGCACGGAAGCGGCCAACCGCTCCTTCGGTATTTCGGCGTCCTTACTTGAGGAAGCGAATGATACGGCGAGGACGCTTGGGACGGGAACAGGTCCTCAGAGGTTATATTTTGAAACAGGGCAGGGATCAGAGCTTTCTGCTGAAGCCCATTACGATATCGATCAGATGACCCTTGAGTCAAGAAACTATGGATTTGCCGCCTGTTACGATCCTTTTATTGTCAACACGGTAGTCGGTTTCATTGGACCCGAATACCTCTACAACAATAAACAGGTCATCCGGGCCGGACTCGAAGACCATTTCATGGGGAAATTGCACGGCATTCCAATGGGGGTGGATGTGTGTTACACGAATCATATCAAAGCGGATCAAAATGATATCGAGGATCTGGGTGTACTCTTGACCGCTTCCGGTGTGAACTTTGTCATCGCGACTCCGATGGGGGATGACTGCATGCTGAACTATCAATCTCTGAGCTATCATGACGTGGCCGCCATCAGACAGACGATGAGGAAACGCCCATCCCCGGTATTTGAAGAATGGCTTGAGAAAATGGGAATCTTTGAAAACGGTAAACTCGGTAAAATCGCCGGAGACCCGACCATCTTTTCACGATAG
- the eutC gene encoding ethanolamine ammonia-lyase subunit EutC, giving the protein MNPELIEHVTKLVMEKMQGQQHTGVNTASPVKFWDHTSGNENKTAYSRKQDESPAKHQGELIKFNPYSEAPQESEAKPPSEKRPSRGEESVSQELQELKDKTPARIGVGRAGVRPKTDTWLKFRFDHAAAVDAVYGDVKESLLSRLELFKVNTQVEDKEVYIRRPDYGRKLSEEAKRTISDRCKQAPTVQIVVSDGLSSSAIEENVEDVFLSLKQSLTSLDLDMGTPFYIEKGRVAVMDDVGELLKPKVVVLLIGERPGLVSAESLSAYLCYKPRKGIIEADRMVISNIHKGGIPPVEAGAYLGTVIQKILKYEASGVSLVKKEE; this is encoded by the coding sequence TTGAATCCAGAGCTTATCGAACACGTAACCAAACTGGTCATGGAGAAAATGCAAGGCCAGCAACATACAGGAGTAAATACAGCGTCACCGGTCAAATTTTGGGATCATACATCGGGGAATGAAAATAAAACCGCTTATTCCCGCAAGCAGGATGAATCGCCTGCGAAACACCAGGGTGAGCTGATCAAATTCAATCCTTACAGTGAAGCTCCTCAAGAGAGTGAGGCGAAGCCCCCCTCAGAAAAGCGGCCAAGTCGGGGAGAGGAATCAGTTTCTCAGGAACTTCAGGAGCTGAAGGATAAGACGCCGGCAAGGATCGGAGTGGGAAGGGCGGGGGTAAGGCCCAAAACCGATACATGGCTGAAATTCCGCTTCGACCATGCTGCGGCAGTGGATGCCGTATACGGAGATGTAAAGGAATCGCTTTTATCCCGTCTGGAATTGTTCAAGGTGAACACACAGGTCGAGGATAAAGAGGTATATATCCGCAGGCCGGATTATGGAAGGAAGCTCTCTGAAGAGGCAAAACGAACCATTTCAGATCGCTGCAAACAAGCCCCGACCGTCCAAATCGTCGTATCGGACGGCTTGAGTTCAAGTGCGATTGAAGAAAATGTAGAAGATGTGTTTCTTTCACTAAAGCAATCCCTTACCAGTCTCGATCTTGATATGGGAACCCCGTTCTATATCGAAAAGGGAAGAGTGGCTGTCATGGATGACGTCGGGGAACTGCTGAAGCCTAAGGTCGTCGTGTTATTGATAGGAGAAAGACCTGGACTTGTCAGTGCAGAATCGTTAAGTGCCTATTTATGCTACAAACCGAGAAAGGGGATCATTGAAGCCGATCGTATGGTGATCTCCAACATTCATAAAGGTGGTATCCCCCCTGTTGAAGCAGGCGCGTATCTGGGGACGGTCATTCAGAAAATTTTAAAATATGAAGCAAGCGGTGTGTCACTTGTGAAGAAGGAAGAATAG
- the eutL gene encoding ethanolamine utilization microcompartment protein EutL: protein MALERIYADILAIRIIPNVDDELAKQFKLEPHHRSLAIFTSTVDDIGYTALDEATKRAEVEVVYARSFYGGAAHSSGPLSGEMIGIMAGPSPDEVKSGMEAVLQTSESGAFFEALDVEKSHAIYAHVVSRTGTYLSKEAGIQQGEPLAYLIAPPLEAVYGLDAALKAADVELVKFFGPPSETNFGGGLLTGSQSACQAAAEAFREAITDISHNPARY, encoded by the coding sequence ATGGCATTAGAACGGATCTATGCAGATATCCTGGCGATACGGATCATCCCGAATGTAGATGACGAATTAGCCAAACAGTTTAAATTGGAGCCACATCACAGGAGCCTGGCCATCTTCACCTCGACCGTCGATGATATTGGATATACAGCACTTGATGAAGCGACAAAGCGCGCTGAAGTGGAAGTGGTCTACGCCCGGTCCTTTTACGGAGGTGCCGCCCATTCGTCAGGTCCGCTATCCGGGGAGATGATCGGGATCATGGCAGGACCTTCCCCCGATGAAGTGAAAAGTGGGATGGAGGCCGTACTTCAAACGTCTGAGTCAGGAGCTTTCTTTGAAGCCCTGGATGTTGAGAAGAGTCATGCGATTTATGCCCATGTGGTATCCAGGACTGGGACGTATCTTTCCAAAGAGGCAGGAATCCAACAGGGAGAGCCGCTGGCCTATTTGATCGCCCCTCCGCTGGAAGCGGTATATGGTCTGGATGCTGCGTTAAAGGCAGCTGATGTGGAGCTGGTTAAATTCTTCGGTCCGCCATCTGAAACCAACTTTGGAGGTGGTCTTCTGACAGGATCACAATCAGCATGTCAGGCTGCGGCTGAAGCCTTTCGTGAAGCCATAACAGACATCAGTCACAATCCAGCCAGATATTGA
- a CDS encoding acetaldehyde dehydrogenase (acetylating), with protein MPFDKDLQSIQEMRDAVSRAKEAQMKYLSFSQEQVDDIVKQVAEAAYAKSLELAQMAVEETGMGLVEHKKIKNEVGSMDVYESIKDEKTVGIIGEDRVKKVTEIAYPFGVVAGIIPTTNPTSTAIFKTLISLKTRNAIVVSPHPRAVNCTVEALKICHDAAVKAGAPEGLVGWISKPSMAATNELIKHREIDVILATGGGGLVRAAYSSGKPAYGVGPGNVPVYIEKSAKVSQAVSMIVDSKSFDNGTICATEQAIVVDRNIQQMVMRELKNNGAYILNEEEKAALEKIISPAPGKLNPHIVGQHAVKIAGLAGITVPEDTRVLIAEETRVGKHIPFSIEKLSPIFALYTADSYGEAKDYCLKLLHLGGRGHSLSLHTTNDDVAKEMAIEMPVSRMMVNTLSSIGAVGATTGLKPSLTLGCGSFGGNITSDNVSARHLINIKRMAYGIKEPSIPKASPPVSIKKESKENQEVEQIVEQVLKQVPQNEMDPEQFAEMVNQVIKKYQLQ; from the coding sequence GTGCCATTCGATAAAGATCTCCAATCCATCCAGGAAATGAGGGATGCTGTCAGCAGGGCAAAAGAGGCTCAAATGAAATACTTGTCCTTTAGCCAGGAACAAGTAGACGATATTGTGAAGCAGGTGGCAGAAGCCGCCTATGCAAAATCACTCGAGCTCGCTCAAATGGCTGTAGAAGAGACTGGTATGGGATTAGTGGAGCACAAGAAAATCAAAAATGAAGTCGGATCCATGGACGTTTATGAATCGATCAAGGATGAAAAGACGGTAGGGATCATAGGTGAGGATCGGGTAAAGAAAGTAACGGAAATTGCCTATCCGTTCGGAGTCGTAGCAGGAATCATCCCGACAACCAATCCTACTTCAACGGCCATTTTCAAAACATTGATCTCGCTAAAGACGAGAAACGCGATTGTCGTCAGTCCCCACCCCCGGGCAGTGAACTGTACCGTTGAAGCATTAAAGATATGCCATGATGCCGCTGTTAAAGCGGGGGCTCCCGAAGGATTGGTCGGATGGATTTCGAAGCCCTCCATGGCGGCAACCAATGAGTTGATTAAGCACCGGGAAATCGATGTGATATTGGCAACAGGTGGCGGAGGCTTAGTCCGCGCAGCCTATAGCTCCGGAAAGCCTGCCTATGGCGTCGGACCGGGGAATGTTCCGGTTTATATTGAAAAATCCGCGAAGGTGAGTCAGGCGGTATCCATGATCGTAGACAGCAAATCATTCGATAATGGAACGATTTGTGCAACGGAGCAGGCCATCGTGGTCGACCGTAATATTCAGCAAATGGTCATGAGGGAGCTGAAGAATAACGGGGCATATATCCTGAATGAGGAAGAGAAGGCTGCACTGGAGAAGATCATTTCCCCTGCACCCGGTAAATTAAATCCTCATATTGTCGGTCAGCATGCAGTGAAGATCGCCGGTTTGGCAGGGATCACCGTACCCGAAGACACAAGAGTATTAATCGCAGAGGAAACCAGGGTTGGGAAGCATATCCCCTTTTCCATTGAAAAGCTGTCACCGATTTTCGCTTTATATACAGCCGACAGTTACGGGGAAGCGAAGGATTATTGCTTAAAGCTCCTTCATCTTGGGGGAAGGGGCCACAGTTTATCACTCCATACGACCAATGATGATGTGGCTAAGGAAATGGCCATTGAGATGCCTGTGTCCCGGATGATGGTCAATACTCTGTCATCCATCGGGGCAGTAGGGGCCACAACAGGCTTAAAGCCATCCTTGACGCTCGGGTGCGGGTCCTTCGGAGGCAATATTACATCAGATAATGTTTCTGCCCGCCATCTCATCAATATTAAGAGAATGGCCTATGGGATCAAGGAGCCTTCCATACCGAAAGCATCACCTCCCGTCTCTATAAAGAAAGAGTCGAAAGAGAATCAAGAGGTCGAACAAATTGTGGAACAGGTATTAAAGCAGGTACCTCAAAACGAGATGGACCCTGAGCAGTTTGCTGAAATGGTGAATCAAGTTATAAAAAAATATCAATTACAATAA
- a CDS encoding BMC domain-containing protein → MSRELTALGMIETKGLVASVEAADAMVKAANVHLVGKVHVGGGIVTVLVRGDVGAVKAATDAGSAAAQRVGEIMSVHVIPRPHNELESILPKQTVEV, encoded by the coding sequence ATGAGTAGAGAACTAACAGCATTAGGAATGATCGAGACAAAAGGATTGGTAGCATCCGTTGAGGCAGCTGACGCCATGGTAAAGGCAGCAAATGTGCATTTAGTCGGAAAAGTCCATGTAGGTGGCGGAATTGTCACGGTATTAGTAAGAGGGGATGTCGGTGCAGTTAAAGCGGCAACTGACGCAGGATCTGCAGCCGCACAGCGCGTAGGCGAAATCATGAGTGTCCACGTGATCCCACGCCCACATAACGAATTAGAAAGCATTCTGCCGAAACAAACGGTTGAAGTATAA
- the pduL gene encoding phosphate propanoyltransferase, translating to MNNKAIQTIVEEVMSRLSQETEKKHSVPMAVSARHCHVSQSDLEVLFGEDYKLTKKADLSQPGQFAANESITIVGPRGSLEKVRILGPARTMTQVEVSRTDSIKLGVKPPLRESGDINGSAPITLVGPKGSLYKKEGLIIAQTHIHMTPEDAQSFGVGNGEIVEVKVDGDRPVTLGKVLIRVSSRYKLEMHVDTDEANAGLITGKTTGTLVKNGEIL from the coding sequence ATGAATAATAAAGCCATTCAAACGATTGTGGAAGAAGTCATGTCCCGATTATCTCAGGAAACAGAAAAGAAGCACTCTGTTCCGATGGCGGTTTCTGCTCGGCATTGCCATGTAAGTCAGTCCGATCTGGAAGTTCTCTTTGGAGAAGACTATAAGCTGACGAAGAAGGCCGATCTGTCCCAACCCGGTCAATTCGCTGCAAACGAATCCATCACCATTGTGGGACCAAGAGGAAGCCTTGAAAAAGTGCGCATTCTTGGTCCTGCCCGAACCATGACCCAAGTAGAAGTGAGCCGGACCGATTCGATTAAACTGGGGGTTAAGCCTCCTCTCCGGGAATCCGGTGATATAAATGGTTCGGCTCCTATCACGCTTGTGGGTCCAAAAGGGAGTCTCTACAAGAAAGAGGGACTGATCATTGCCCAGACTCATATTCACATGACACCGGAAGACGCTCAGAGTTTTGGAGTGGGAAATGGAGAAATAGTGGAAGTGAAAGTGGACGGCGATCGTCCTGTTACATTGGGTAAGGTGCTGATTCGTGTATCTTCCAGGTACAAGCTTGAAATGCATGTCGATACGGACGAAGCAAATGCTGGATTGATTACGGGGAAAACGACAGGGACACTGGTGAAAAACGGAGAGATTCTATGA
- a CDS encoding EutN/CcmL family microcompartment protein, producing the protein MQLGMVIGNVWATRKEDDLKGLKFLVVQPELPDGQSMEVPFIAVDRIGAGVGDQVLVTRGSAAANMSMDPNLPIDALIIGIIDSIDVEKERGEER; encoded by the coding sequence ATGCAATTAGGGATGGTAATTGGCAACGTATGGGCGACAAGGAAAGAGGATGATCTGAAAGGGTTGAAATTCCTCGTCGTTCAGCCTGAACTCCCCGATGGCCAGTCGATGGAAGTGCCCTTCATTGCGGTTGACCGGATCGGGGCAGGCGTCGGGGATCAAGTACTGGTAACCCGGGGAAGTGCTGCGGCCAATATGTCCATGGACCCTAATTTGCCCATCGATGCCCTCATTATAGGAATCATTGACTCGATTGATGTGGAAAAGGAAAGAGGTGAAGAACGATGA
- a CDS encoding BMC domain-containing protein, with protein sequence MSRSLGLIETRGLIGSIEAADAMLKSADVTLVKQEKVDAALVTVLVQGDVSAVQAAVDAGKEAAKRVGELVSALVIPHPDEEIGNVLLKDKKLPEVKPDKRGPQPKGKRPSKKKEEVRQPSKADSKKAEDNSENPSPK encoded by the coding sequence ATGAGCAGATCATTGGGATTAATCGAAACAAGAGGACTGATCGGTTCCATTGAAGCGGCGGACGCCATGTTGAAATCAGCCGATGTCACACTGGTCAAGCAGGAAAAAGTCGATGCCGCCCTCGTGACCGTTTTGGTACAGGGAGATGTCAGTGCTGTACAGGCGGCTGTCGATGCGGGGAAAGAAGCTGCCAAACGGGTTGGAGAACTCGTATCCGCACTGGTTATTCCCCATCCGGATGAAGAGATTGGGAATGTTCTTTTGAAAGATAAAAAATTACCTGAGGTAAAGCCTGATAAGAGGGGCCCGCAGCCTAAAGGGAAAAGACCTTCTAAGAAAAAGGAGGAAGTTCGGCAACCTTCAAAAGCCGACTCGAAAAAGGCAGAAGACAATAGTGAAAATCCATCACCGAAGTAG
- the mdh gene encoding malate dehydrogenase, producing MSFKRRKIAVIGAGFTGTTAALMLAQKDLGDIVIVDIPSQTNPTKGKALDMLEAGPVQRFNAKISGTSSYEDIQDADLVLITAGLPRKPGMSRDDLVATNEKIMTDVSENIKKYAPNSYIIVLSNPVDAMTYVCYKTTGFPKNRVIGQSGVLDTARFNTFVAQELNVSVEDVTGFVLGGHGDDMVPLVRYSYAGGIPLEKILPQERIDAIVERTRKGGGEIVNLLGQGSAYYAPAAAMVQMAEAILMDKKRILPSIAYLEGEYGYNNVYLGVPTVLGGKGIESVIEISLTGEEKSNLDKSVQSVKKVLEMLKVGSG from the coding sequence ATGTCATTTAAAAGGAGAAAGATTGCCGTCATCGGGGCTGGGTTCACAGGTACCACCGCAGCGCTGATGCTCGCTCAAAAAGACCTTGGAGATATCGTCATTGTTGATATTCCTTCGCAAACCAATCCGACCAAAGGCAAAGCCCTGGATATGCTCGAAGCAGGTCCTGTACAGCGCTTTAATGCCAAGATTTCAGGGACATCCAGCTATGAAGACATTCAAGATGCCGACCTCGTCCTCATTACAGCGGGATTGCCCAGAAAACCGGGCATGAGCCGGGACGACCTGGTCGCAACCAATGAAAAAATCATGACGGATGTTTCTGAAAACATAAAGAAATACGCCCCAAACAGCTATATCATCGTCTTGAGCAATCCGGTCGATGCCATGACGTATGTCTGCTATAAAACCACCGGATTCCCCAAAAACAGGGTCATCGGACAGTCAGGAGTCCTCGATACAGCTCGATTCAATACCTTTGTCGCACAGGAGCTAAATGTCTCCGTCGAGGATGTCACAGGATTCGTCCTCGGGGGGCATGGAGATGATATGGTCCCACTTGTGCGCTATTCCTACGCAGGAGGCATTCCACTCGAAAAAATCCTTCCACAAGAAAGAATCGATGCCATCGTTGAAAGAACACGAAAAGGAGGAGGGGAAATCGTCAACCTCCTAGGACAGGGAAGCGCCTATTACGCCCCCGCGGCAGCAATGGTCCAAATGGCTGAGGCGATCTTAATGGATAAAAAGAGAATCCTGCCATCCATCGCTTATCTTGAGGGAGAGTACGGCTACAACAATGTTTATCTTGGAGTCCCTACCGTATTAGGCGGGAAGGGAATAGAAAGCGTCATCGAGATTTCACTGACAGGCGAGGAAAAATCTAATTTAGACAAATCCGTTCAGTCCGTTAAAAAAGTGTTGGAAATGCTGAAAGTTGGGTCTGGGTAA
- a CDS encoding transposase: protein MPRHARRKSKTGVYHVIVRGANKQEIFHDDFDRIKYLDLLQKYKSESGFRMYAWCLMGNHVHLLMKEGSEDISLVMKRVGVSYAFYYNFKYNTTGHLFQDRFKSENVENRMYFLTVARYIHQNPIKAGMASRPHEWKWSSCPGYYGKTVYPPTLLDPHYLFSMFSPHPSIAQTEFKEFNERNNDDQCLEASSLRRLTDDEARVEIMKCLGSYEIPQVKSLSREERNTILRNVKGIQGLSQRQAARILGVSPSLVFKV from the coding sequence ATGCCTCGTCATGCAAGAAGGAAAAGCAAAACGGGAGTATACCATGTCATTGTGAGGGGAGCGAATAAACAGGAAATTTTTCACGATGATTTTGACCGCATAAAATACCTGGATCTCCTGCAGAAATATAAAAGCGAATCAGGCTTTCGAATGTACGCATGGTGCCTGATGGGAAATCACGTTCACCTGTTGATGAAAGAGGGAAGTGAAGATATTTCACTTGTGATGAAACGGGTGGGTGTGAGTTACGCCTTTTATTACAACTTCAAGTACAATACGACGGGTCACCTTTTCCAAGACCGGTTTAAAAGTGAAAATGTAGAAAACCGCATGTATTTTTTGACTGTCGCACGATACATCCACCAGAATCCAATAAAGGCAGGAATGGCTTCTCGACCCCATGAATGGAAGTGGAGCAGCTGTCCCGGTTACTACGGGAAGACGGTCTATCCACCAACCCTGCTTGATCCCCACTATCTATTCAGTATGTTTTCTCCCCATCCATCCATTGCCCAGACTGAATTTAAAGAATTTAACGAGAGAAATAACGATGATCAATGCCTGGAGGCGAGCTCACTCAGAAGATTAACCGACGATGAGGCCAGAGTTGAAATCATGAAATGTCTCGGATCCTATGAAATCCCACAAGTGAAAAGCTTGTCCAGGGAAGAGAGAAATACCATATTGCGAAACGTAAAAGGAATTCAGGGATTGTCACAAAGGCAGGCTGCGAGGATACTGGGGGTTTCTCCTAGTTTGGTGTTTAAGGTTTAG
- a CDS encoding IclR family transcriptional regulator, protein MAEVTSVQSVDRALMILDILQENPSGYGVTELANRLDVSKSTVHRLLMSLLKKSFVQQNKENDKYSLGLKLIEYGQVVSENLDVRQLASPYLHKLAETMEETAHLVILDQQEIVYIDKIESSQTIRMFSKVGKRAPMHCTGVGKAILAFLPEQQVEDIISTKGLHKFTEKTLSNRDDLLQNLNLIRDRGFSIDDEEHEMGIKCAAAPIFNHNGEVVAGISVAGPIMRVTDDKLERMAEEVLHASTEISRLLGARV, encoded by the coding sequence ATGGCAGAGGTTACGTCAGTGCAATCGGTTGATCGGGCTTTAATGATTCTGGATATTTTACAGGAGAATCCTTCAGGCTATGGGGTTACTGAGTTGGCTAATCGTTTGGATGTATCAAAGAGTACGGTTCATCGATTGTTAATGTCTTTATTGAAGAAAAGCTTTGTTCAGCAAAATAAGGAAAATGATAAATATTCCTTGGGTTTGAAGTTGATTGAGTATGGACAGGTTGTATCGGAGAATTTAGATGTGCGCCAATTGGCATCCCCTTATTTACATAAGTTGGCTGAAACGATGGAGGAAACTGCTCACTTGGTCATACTGGATCAACAAGAGATTGTGTATATTGATAAGATTGAGAGTTCCCAGACGATAAGAATGTTTTCCAAGGTTGGAAAGCGAGCACCTATGCATTGTACGGGAGTTGGGAAGGCGATTCTGGCATTTCTACCAGAGCAGCAGGTAGAGGATATTATCAGTACAAAAGGGTTACACAAATTCACCGAAAAAACGTTATCGAATCGGGATGACTTACTGCAGAATTTAAATTTGATACGGGACCGTGGCTTTTCCATTGATGATGAAGAGCATGAAATGGGAATCAAGTGTGCGGCTGCACCGATTTTTAACCATAATGGAGAAGTAGTGGCAGGGATCAGTGTAGCAGGTCCGATTATGAGAGTAACGGATGATAAGCTTGAGAGAATGGCCGAAGAAGTTCTTCACGCTTCAACGGAAATATCTCGCCTGCTGGGAGCCAGGGTCTAA